The Saccharomonospora cyanea NA-134 genome includes a region encoding these proteins:
- a CDS encoding beta-N-acetylhexosaminidase, translating into MRRRRTRAVLTAAVAFAAALSVSTATNATADPAVTGAAPPAKSAQSSLTDIIPAPVEVAPDGDADYRLRPWTLIRTEPHSAEAREVGRLLADSLRPATGYALPVVPAHGRGGGIALLIDDVGEELGSEGYRLEVTKRGVTIRANTAAGLFAGTQTLRQLLPADIEADSRRNVAWTVPGGTVVDHPRFDYRGAMLDIARHFHTPDEIKSYIDELARYKINHLHLHLTDDQGWRIEIESWPKLTTVGGGPGTGVDGVGGGFLTKEEYSDIVAYAAERYITVVPEIDMPGHTNAALSTYAELNCDGIAPPPRTDIAVGYSSLCIDKELTYEFVEDVIREVSELTPGPYLHIGGDEAHVTPPEDYRVFMQRVVPLVEKYGKRPFGWNEIVRAEPTTDTVAQYWGTTTNHADLADAVARGHQVIMSPANKVYLDMKYDEDTTLGLSWAGYIEVRDSYEWNPGAHVTGVGEDAVLGVEAPLWSETLRSLDHIEYMAFPRLAAVAEIGWSPQEARDWTSFSERLGKQAPRWEEREVDFHRSPQVPWVN; encoded by the coding sequence GTGCGCAGACGCAGAACCAGGGCAGTCCTCACCGCCGCCGTGGCGTTCGCCGCCGCGCTCTCGGTGTCGACTGCGACGAACGCCACGGCGGACCCGGCCGTCACCGGCGCGGCCCCACCGGCGAAGTCGGCGCAGTCCTCGCTCACCGACATCATTCCGGCGCCGGTGGAGGTGGCACCCGACGGCGACGCGGACTACCGGCTCCGCCCGTGGACCCTCATCCGCACGGAACCGCACTCGGCCGAGGCCCGCGAGGTCGGCAGGCTCCTCGCCGACTCGCTGCGCCCCGCCACCGGCTACGCCCTGCCGGTGGTGCCCGCACACGGACGCGGTGGCGGCATCGCGCTCCTGATCGACGACGTGGGCGAGGAACTCGGCAGCGAAGGCTACCGGCTGGAAGTCACGAAACGCGGGGTCACGATCCGCGCCAACACGGCCGCCGGCCTGTTCGCGGGCACGCAGACGCTGCGGCAACTGCTGCCCGCCGACATCGAAGCGGACTCCCGGCGCAACGTGGCGTGGACGGTGCCCGGCGGCACCGTCGTCGACCACCCGCGGTTCGACTACCGGGGCGCGATGCTCGACATCGCCCGCCACTTCCACACGCCCGACGAAATCAAGTCCTACATCGACGAACTCGCCCGCTACAAGATCAACCACCTGCACCTGCACCTGACCGACGACCAGGGCTGGCGCATCGAGATCGAGAGCTGGCCGAAGCTCACCACCGTGGGCGGCGGACCCGGCACGGGCGTCGACGGTGTCGGCGGCGGGTTCCTCACCAAGGAGGAGTACAGCGACATCGTCGCCTACGCCGCCGAGCGCTACATCACCGTCGTCCCGGAGATCGACATGCCGGGCCACACCAACGCGGCGCTGTCGACGTACGCGGAGCTGAACTGTGACGGCATCGCGCCTCCGCCGCGCACCGACATAGCCGTGGGATACAGCTCGCTGTGCATCGACAAGGAACTCACGTACGAGTTCGTGGAGGACGTCATCCGGGAGGTCTCGGAGCTGACCCCCGGTCCGTACCTGCACATCGGCGGTGACGAGGCACACGTGACCCCGCCCGAGGACTACCGCGTGTTCATGCAGCGCGTGGTGCCGCTCGTGGAGAAGTACGGCAAGCGGCCTTTCGGGTGGAACGAGATCGTACGGGCCGAGCCCACCACCGACACGGTGGCCCAGTACTGGGGCACCACCACGAACCACGCCGACCTCGCCGACGCGGTGGCCCGAGGCCATCAGGTGATCATGTCGCCGGCCAACAAGGTGTACCTGGACATGAAGTACGACGAGGACACGACGCTCGGCCTGTCCTGGGCGGGGTACATCGAGGTCCGCGACTCCTACGAGTGGAACCCCGGCGCACACGTCACCGGTGTCGGTGAGGACGCCGTGCTGGGCGTCGAGGCTCCGCTGTGGTCGGAGACGCTGCGCTCGTTGGACCACATCGAGTACATGGCGTTCCCGAGGCTCGCCGCCGTGGCGGAGATCGGCTGGTCGCCGCAGGAGGCACGCGACTGGACCTCGTTCAGCGAACGGCTGGGCAAGCAGGCACCGCGCTGGGAGGAGCGGGAGGTCGACTTCCACCGCTCACCCCAGGTTCCCTGGGTGAACTGA
- a CDS encoding aminotransferase class I/II-fold pyridoxal phosphate-dependent enzyme encodes MTPEEFRAHGKQVVDWIADYLASVEEHPVRAQVSPGEVRAALPEHPPEQGEPFDAVLADLDRVVLPGITHWQHPSFFAYFPANTSGPAVLGDLLSSGLGVQGMLWATSPACTELETVVVDWLAELLDLPARFRTDERGGGVIQDSASGAAVVAVLAARQRAGEGRHRMYVSSQTHSSLEKAARVTGVGAENVRVVDVDPETLAMDPEHLDRLITEDLAAGFVPMLVCATIGTTSTTAVDPVRRIGEVCRDHGVWLHVDAAYAGVAAVCPEFRWCNDGVAEYADSYVTDPHKWLLTNFDCSVLWLGDRTPMVEALSILPEYLRNAASSSGEVIDYRDWQVPLGRRFRALKLWSVIRWYGAEGLRAHVRRCVELADGFAESVAGDPRFELDPHHPFGLVCFRPLWPEMSVAESDAATTELMERLNDSGELFLSHTRVRGHVVLRLAVGSPATEEKHVEAAWRRIAAEYDAVRDKPRQQR; translated from the coding sequence ATGACGCCGGAGGAGTTCCGCGCCCACGGCAAGCAGGTCGTCGACTGGATCGCCGACTACCTGGCGTCCGTGGAGGAACATCCGGTGCGGGCGCAGGTGTCCCCGGGCGAGGTGCGCGCCGCGCTGCCCGAGCACCCTCCCGAACAGGGGGAGCCGTTCGACGCCGTGCTGGCCGACCTCGACCGCGTCGTGCTCCCGGGGATCACGCACTGGCAGCACCCGAGCTTCTTCGCCTACTTCCCGGCGAACACCAGCGGCCCGGCCGTGCTCGGGGATTTGTTGTCGTCGGGACTCGGGGTGCAGGGAATGCTGTGGGCCACCAGCCCGGCCTGCACGGAGCTGGAGACCGTCGTCGTGGACTGGCTGGCCGAGCTGCTCGACCTGCCGGCACGTTTCCGCACCGACGAGCGCGGTGGCGGGGTCATCCAGGACTCGGCGTCCGGCGCCGCCGTCGTCGCGGTGCTCGCCGCGCGGCAGCGCGCGGGTGAGGGCAGGCACCGGATGTACGTGTCGTCGCAGACGCACTCGTCGCTGGAGAAGGCCGCGCGCGTCACCGGTGTCGGCGCGGAGAACGTGCGGGTGGTGGACGTGGACCCGGAAACCCTCGCCATGGATCCCGAACACCTCGACCGGCTGATCACCGAGGACCTCGCGGCGGGCTTCGTGCCCATGCTGGTCTGCGCGACGATCGGCACGACGTCGACCACGGCGGTCGACCCCGTTCGCCGCATCGGGGAGGTCTGTCGCGACCACGGTGTCTGGCTGCACGTCGACGCGGCGTACGCGGGAGTGGCGGCCGTGTGCCCGGAGTTCCGGTGGTGCAACGACGGGGTCGCCGAGTACGCGGACTCCTACGTCACCGACCCACACAAGTGGCTGCTCACCAACTTCGACTGCTCCGTGCTGTGGCTGGGCGACCGGACACCGATGGTGGAGGCGTTGTCGATCCTGCCCGAGTACCTCCGCAACGCCGCCAGCAGCTCCGGCGAAGTGATCGACTATCGGGACTGGCAGGTGCCGCTCGGCCGCCGCTTCCGGGCGTTGAAGCTGTGGTCGGTGATCCGGTGGTACGGCGCCGAGGGCCTGCGCGCCCATGTCCGCCGATGTGTCGAACTCGCCGACGGGTTCGCGGAGTCGGTGGCGGGCGATCCGCGGTTCGAGCTGGACCCGCACCACCCGTTCGGGCTCGTCTGCTTCCGTCCACTGTGGCCGGAGATGTCGGTGGCGGAGTCCGACGCCGCCACGACGGAGCTCATGGAACGTCTCAACGACTCGGGCGAGTTGTTCCTGAGCCACACCAGGGTGCGTGGCCACGTGGTGCTGCGCCTGGCGGTCGGCTCCCCGGCCACCGAGGAGAAGCACGTCGAGGCCGCGTGGCGCCGGATCGCCGCGGAGTACGACGCCGTACGTGACAAGCCCCGACAACAGCGGTAG
- a CDS encoding SDR family NAD(P)-dependent oxidoreductase produces the protein MNIEPSFDGRVVVVTGAGSGIGRAGAAAFARAGAHVLGVGRRAPALAGTAGLHPSIATHPADLRDPQAAEAVVEDARSRWGRLDVVVNNAGVFAAMPLAALDPAAVDELLSTNVLAPGFLTKAALPSLRSTRGAIVNVSSVLGHRPAPDAAYYGASKAALEHLTRSWALELASSGIRVNAVAPGPTESEALAASGLDTDTIEGIKRQETARIPLGRRGTPEDVATWVVRLADPDATWLTGQVLTVDGGLELV, from the coding sequence ATGAACATCGAACCGTCGTTCGACGGCCGGGTCGTCGTGGTGACCGGGGCCGGTTCCGGGATCGGTCGCGCAGGCGCCGCGGCCTTCGCGAGGGCTGGCGCGCACGTGCTGGGCGTCGGCAGAAGAGCACCCGCACTGGCCGGCACGGCCGGTCTGCATCCGTCGATCGCCACGCATCCCGCCGACCTCCGCGACCCGCAGGCGGCCGAGGCCGTGGTCGAGGACGCCCGCAGCCGCTGGGGACGCCTCGACGTCGTCGTGAACAACGCCGGTGTCTTCGCCGCGATGCCGCTCGCCGCCCTCGACCCGGCGGCGGTCGACGAGCTCCTCTCCACCAACGTGCTCGCGCCCGGATTCCTCACGAAGGCAGCGCTGCCCTCCCTGCGGAGCACGCGCGGAGCCATCGTCAACGTGTCGAGCGTGCTCGGGCACCGACCGGCTCCCGACGCGGCGTACTACGGGGCGTCCAAGGCGGCGCTCGAACACCTCACCCGCAGCTGGGCGCTCGAACTGGCGTCCAGCGGGATCCGCGTCAACGCGGTGGCGCCCGGCCCCACCGAGAGCGAGGCGCTCGCCGCGTCCGGCCTGGACACCGACACGATCGAGGGCATCAAGCGCCAGGAGACCGCACGCATTCCCCTGGGCAGGCGCGGTACCCCCGAGGACGTGGCCACGTGGGTCGTGCGGTTGGCCGACCCTGACGCCACCTGGCTCACGGGTCAGGTCCTCACGGTGGACGGCGGGCTCGAACTGGTGTGA
- a CDS encoding tryptophan--tRNA ligase yields the protein MSEPAGKVSLTGIKPTGEVHLGNLVGAIRPALRLAEQYDSLYFIADYHALTTIRDAEELRHYSRSVAASWLAAGLDPNRTTFYVQSDVPEIFELSWVLSCVTGKGLMNRAHAYKAARDRNAETGDDPDTGVNMGLYNYPVLMAADILIMETDVVPVGKDQSQHVEYAADIAGSFNHLFGDEYSFKIPQGFIPESGTGDILPGLDGRKMSKSYDNTIPLFLPENKLKKLVRRIPTDSTPVEAPKDPDSSAPFQILRQFAPPSAADVVADTRKRLEEGGMGWGELKNVLFEVLNTELAPMRERYNAYMEPGSELDEVLSRGAERARERASRVLSAVRKAVGVA from the coding sequence ATGTCAGAACCCGCAGGCAAGGTCTCCTTGACCGGCATCAAACCAACCGGAGAGGTCCACCTGGGCAACCTCGTGGGTGCGATCCGTCCGGCGCTGCGGTTGGCCGAACAGTACGACTCGCTCTACTTCATCGCCGACTACCACGCGCTGACGACCATCCGCGACGCCGAGGAGCTCAGGCACTACTCGCGTTCGGTGGCCGCCTCCTGGCTTGCCGCGGGGCTCGACCCGAATCGGACGACGTTCTACGTGCAGTCGGACGTTCCCGAGATCTTCGAACTGAGCTGGGTGCTCTCGTGCGTCACCGGCAAGGGGCTCATGAACCGCGCCCACGCCTACAAGGCCGCTCGCGACCGCAACGCCGAGACGGGCGATGATCCCGACACCGGCGTCAACATGGGGCTGTACAACTACCCGGTCCTCATGGCCGCCGACATCCTGATCATGGAGACCGACGTGGTGCCGGTCGGGAAGGACCAGTCACAGCACGTCGAGTACGCCGCCGACATCGCGGGCAGCTTCAACCACCTCTTCGGCGACGAGTACAGCTTCAAGATCCCTCAGGGGTTCATCCCGGAGAGCGGCACCGGTGACATCCTGCCCGGGCTCGACGGCCGCAAGATGAGCAAGTCGTACGACAACACGATTCCGCTGTTCCTTCCCGAGAACAAGCTCAAGAAGCTGGTGCGCCGCATTCCCACCGACAGCACACCGGTGGAGGCCCCGAAGGACCCCGACAGCTCGGCGCCGTTCCAGATCCTGCGGCAGTTCGCGCCGCCGTCGGCCGCGGACGTCGTCGCCGACACCCGCAAGCGCCTCGAGGAGGGCGGCATGGGCTGGGGCGAGCTGAAGAACGTGCTGTTCGAGGTGCTGAACACCGAACTCGCCCCCATGCGCGAGCGCTACAACGCGTACATGGAACCGGGTAGCGAGCTGGACGAGGTGCTCTCCCGCGGTGCCGAGCGGGCCAGGGAACGCGCGAGCCGGGTGCTGTCGGCGGTGCGTAAAGCCGTCGGCGTCGCCTGA
- a CDS encoding serine/threonine-protein kinase yields MKPLAQHDPQHVGPYRVLASLGEGGMGRVLLAAGPDGRPAAVKLVHASFARDAVFRERFRREIEACRLVSGAYTAPVLAADPDSPTPWLATLYVPGPSLRQVVADIGPLPAPSLHRLAVGLATALADIHRAGLVHRDLKPGNVLLTHDGPRVIDFGIARAAEDDVELTGTGSVIGSPEFMSPEQAHGHSPTAATDLFSLGSVLVFAATGRSPFTGSSVAQALYNVVHVEPDLTGIPDPMREVVAACLDKEPARRPTPHELLDHLVTIGTAAPGTAPWPHLVHELISAQEAQAGHVLTAGPASVTPKRRRTVLAGVAALAVVGVVAVTATVALSGGDRTETGQASAGDPAPTPLPGNGSVTPEPQQADDHPLGLDRLRAVDPCRVLADEDGLTPRPAVHLSRCTYEHDDGRWFDLALGDAVPVEPTPGDEVKATDVDGLALVVDDTGEGRCEAAAVLPEHPDLAVSVDVGPGVGQVVEAPCTTVHDLLSTALDRLGAGGPERDPVPGSLATVDPCELIEQAEISEIFTVTPTVVPDGLHGCEWEVSGTLDVELAKQVDPAKLPDDWEKASLGEHTVYLQRDPQRGSPSCAVSWAHLPSDESFTEVVTLRYRATATGLPVEEVCAATRSAAELVLARLPQP; encoded by the coding sequence GTGAAGCCGCTCGCGCAGCACGATCCCCAGCACGTCGGCCCCTACCGTGTTCTCGCCTCGCTCGGCGAGGGCGGGATGGGCCGCGTGCTGCTGGCGGCGGGGCCCGACGGCAGACCCGCGGCCGTCAAGCTCGTGCATGCCTCGTTCGCCCGTGACGCCGTCTTCCGCGAGCGGTTCCGGCGGGAGATCGAGGCGTGCCGCCTCGTGTCCGGCGCCTACACCGCTCCCGTGCTGGCCGCCGACCCCGACAGCCCGACCCCGTGGCTCGCGACGCTGTACGTGCCGGGGCCGTCCCTGCGGCAGGTGGTGGCCGACATCGGGCCGCTGCCGGCTCCGTCCCTGCACCGCCTCGCCGTGGGGCTCGCCACCGCGCTGGCCGACATTCACCGCGCCGGGCTCGTCCACCGCGACCTCAAACCCGGCAACGTGCTGCTCACGCACGACGGTCCGCGCGTCATCGACTTCGGCATCGCACGGGCGGCGGAGGACGACGTCGAGCTGACAGGCACCGGGTCGGTGATCGGTTCGCCGGAGTTCATGTCACCGGAGCAGGCTCACGGGCACTCACCGACCGCGGCCACCGACCTGTTCTCCCTGGGGTCCGTTCTCGTGTTCGCCGCGACCGGCCGTAGCCCCTTCACCGGTTCGTCGGTCGCCCAGGCGCTCTACAACGTCGTGCACGTCGAACCCGACCTCACAGGGATACCCGATCCGATGCGCGAGGTCGTCGCCGCGTGCCTGGACAAGGAGCCCGCGCGGCGGCCCACTCCGCACGAGCTGCTCGACCACCTCGTCACGATCGGCACGGCCGCCCCCGGTACCGCGCCCTGGCCACACCTCGTGCACGAGCTGATCAGCGCGCAGGAAGCGCAGGCGGGTCACGTCCTCACCGCCGGACCGGCTTCGGTGACGCCGAAACGACGTCGTACCGTGCTCGCCGGGGTCGCCGCGCTCGCGGTGGTCGGCGTCGTGGCGGTCACAGCCACCGTCGCGCTCTCCGGAGGCGACCGCACGGAAACGGGGCAGGCCTCGGCGGGGGACCCGGCACCCACGCCGCTTCCGGGCAACGGCTCCGTGACGCCGGAACCGCAGCAGGCCGACGACCATCCGCTGGGCCTCGACCGGCTCCGCGCCGTCGATCCCTGCAGGGTCCTCGCGGACGAGGATGGCCTCACACCGCGCCCGGCGGTGCACCTGTCGCGGTGCACGTACGAACACGACGACGGTCGCTGGTTCGATCTGGCGCTCGGTGATGCCGTGCCCGTGGAACCGACACCCGGTGACGAGGTGAAGGCCACCGACGTCGACGGACTCGCCCTCGTGGTCGACGACACGGGCGAGGGGCGGTGCGAGGCCGCCGCCGTGTTGCCCGAACACCCCGACCTGGCCGTCAGCGTCGATGTCGGCCCGGGGGTGGGACAGGTCGTCGAGGCGCCCTGCACGACGGTGCACGACCTACTGTCCACCGCGCTCGACCGGCTCGGCGCAGGAGGCCCGGAACGCGATCCCGTTCCCGGTTCGCTCGCGACCGTCGATCCGTGCGAGTTGATCGAACAGGCCGAGATCTCGGAGATCTTCACCGTGACGCCGACGGTCGTCCCCGACGGACTGCACGGGTGCGAGTGGGAGGTTTCGGGCACGCTCGACGTCGAACTCGCCAAGCAGGTCGACCCGGCGAAACTCCCGGACGACTGGGAGAAGGCGAGCCTGGGTGAGCACACCGTCTACCTGCAACGCGACCCGCAGAGGGGCAGCCCGTCGTGCGCGGTCAGCTGGGCGCACCTGCCGTCCGACGAGTCGTTCACCGAGGTCGTGACCCTGCGCTACCGCGCCACCGCGACGGGGCTGCCCGTCGAGGAGGTCTGCGCCGCCACCCGCTCCGCCGCGGAGCTCGTTCTCGCGAGGTTGCCACAACCGTGA
- a CDS encoding serine/threonine-protein kinase yields MKPLSPDDPRSVGRYRTLAVLGEGGMGRALLAVGPDGRFAAVKLVFSSLSHDPVFRDRFRREVSASRLVSGAYTAAVLDADTESDTPWLASLYVPGPSLAHVIDSAGPLDVAALRHLAVTLSVALADIHRAGLVHRDLKPGNVLLTHDGPRVIDFGIARAADGSDLTATNALIGSPAFMSPEQAVGGDITPASDVFSLGSLLLTAATGLRPFAGTSTPQTLYNVAHTDPDLSRLPPEVREFVEPCLAKDPARRPTPQQIVDHLGPASSPTAPWPTAVHALIARQEHLLRTVAAAPPPPPAPGTPAGPGRRRRAFTVPVVAFATALAAVLVVVSVNVMTGSDTENPADPAEAASPSVSADEALASDRLRRVDPCAVLAKAQVPSMGLLVPEDDPIHLHKCRYEGTESGSVTLSLGERFQNGTAERDAEGRAVQLTHLTGGCEAAVQLTDDPKLTVTVSDASSASCQIPKAALDEALRRLRTDDVLLTLPSHSALGLDTCLLLDGGTVREVLGPATATADGLHGCEWSGSRTVRVRISPGVPGLPPEEDSRELSLDGIDAHAVTDSEDYCSIRWMQRRISDTRAEEVEVFYTQDGGQDPCGPAQRLASEVAANLPRG; encoded by the coding sequence GTGAAACCGCTCAGCCCAGACGACCCGCGAAGCGTGGGTCGCTACCGGACACTGGCCGTGCTCGGTGAGGGCGGCATGGGGCGCGCACTGTTGGCCGTGGGCCCCGACGGACGGTTCGCGGCCGTGAAGCTGGTGTTCTCCTCGCTGTCGCACGACCCGGTGTTCCGCGACCGGTTCCGCCGGGAGGTGTCCGCGTCCCGGTTGGTCTCCGGCGCCTACACGGCAGCCGTCCTGGACGCCGACACGGAATCCGACACCCCCTGGCTCGCCTCGCTGTACGTTCCGGGGCCGTCGCTCGCCCACGTGATCGACAGCGCCGGGCCGCTCGACGTCGCCGCCCTGCGCCACCTCGCCGTCACCCTGTCCGTGGCGCTGGCCGACATCCACCGGGCGGGGCTGGTGCATCGGGATCTCAAACCCGGCAACGTGCTGCTCACCCACGACGGCCCGCGCGTCATCGACTTCGGCATCGCCCGCGCCGCGGACGGTTCGGACCTCACGGCCACCAACGCACTCATCGGCTCTCCGGCGTTCATGTCGCCGGAGCAGGCGGTCGGCGGCGACATCACCCCGGCCAGCGACGTGTTCTCGCTCGGTTCGCTGCTGCTCACGGCAGCCACCGGCCTGCGGCCCTTCGCGGGTACCTCCACGCCGCAGACGTTGTACAACGTCGCCCACACCGACCCCGACCTGAGCCGGCTGCCCCCGGAAGTCCGGGAGTTCGTGGAGCCCTGCCTGGCCAAGGACCCGGCTCGCAGGCCCACCCCGCAGCAGATCGTCGACCACCTCGGTCCCGCCTCGTCGCCGACTGCTCCGTGGCCCACCGCCGTGCACGCGCTCATCGCCCGGCAGGAGCACCTGCTGCGGACCGTCGCGGCGGCGCCACCACCTCCGCCCGCGCCGGGTACCCCGGCGGGGCCGGGGCGACGGCGGCGAGCGTTCACGGTTCCGGTCGTGGCGTTCGCCACGGCGCTGGCAGCGGTGCTCGTGGTGGTGTCGGTCAACGTCATGACCGGTAGCGACACCGAGAATCCCGCAGATCCCGCTGAGGCGGCCTCGCCGTCGGTGAGCGCGGACGAGGCCCTCGCCTCCGACCGGCTGCGCCGCGTCGACCCGTGTGCGGTGCTCGCGAAGGCCCAAGTGCCGTCGATGGGACTGCTCGTCCCCGAGGACGACCCGATCCACCTGCACAAGTGCCGGTACGAGGGCACCGAGTCCGGCAGCGTCACGCTCTCCCTCGGGGAGCGGTTCCAGAACGGGACCGCCGAACGCGACGCCGAGGGCCGCGCCGTCCAGCTCACCCACCTGACGGGCGGCTGCGAGGCCGCCGTGCAACTCACCGACGACCCGAAGCTCACCGTCACCGTCAGCGACGCGTCGTCGGCCTCCTGTCAGATCCCGAAAGCGGCGCTCGACGAGGCGCTGCGGCGACTTCGCACCGACGACGTGCTGCTGACTCTTCCCTCCCACAGCGCCCTCGGCCTCGACACCTGCCTCCTGCTGGACGGCGGGACGGTCCGCGAGGTCCTCGGCCCCGCCACGGCGACCGCCGACGGCCTGCACGGGTGCGAGTGGAGCGGCAGCCGGACCGTGCGGGTACGCATCTCACCGGGCGTTCCCGGCCTTCCACCAGAGGAGGACAGCCGGGAGTTGTCGTTGGACGGCATCGACGCGCACGCCGTGACCGACTCCGAGGATTACTGCTCGATCCGCTGGATGCAGCGCCGCATCAGCGACACCCGAGCCGAGGAGGTCGAGGTGTTCTACACCCAGGACGGCGGGCAGGACCCATGCGGGCCCGCGCAGCGGCTCGCGAGCGAGGTCGCCGCCAACCTGCCGCGCGGGTGA
- the gdhA gene encoding NADP-specific glutamate dehydrogenase codes for MPIHERLESVYAEVLARNPGETEFHQAVREVLESIGPAVGKHPQYADAKIVSRICEPERQIIFRVPWEDDRGEIHINRGFRMEFNSALGPYKGGLRFHPSVYLGIVKFLGFEQIFKNALTGLPIGGGKGGSDFDPKGRSDREIMRFCQSFMTELHRHIGEYTDVPAGDIGVGSREIGYLFGQYKRITNRYESGVLTGKGLIYGGARVRTEATGYGTAFFVNEMLAARGDSFEGKTAVVSGSGNVAIYAIEKVHQLGGRVVACSDSSGYVVDEKGIDVEMLKEIKEVRRERISAYADAVPHARYVEGHQVWDVPCDVAMPCATQNEITGKEAERLVRNGCTVVAEGANMPTTPEGVRLFQEAGVAFGPGKAANAGGVATSALEMQQNASRDSWTFEYTEDRLEDIMRDIHTRCLETADEYGMPGNYVAGANIAAYTRVADAMLSLGLV; via the coding sequence GTGCCAATTCACGAACGGCTCGAAAGCGTCTACGCCGAAGTACTCGCGCGCAATCCCGGCGAGACGGAGTTCCACCAGGCCGTGCGTGAGGTCCTCGAGAGCATCGGCCCAGCCGTGGGCAAGCACCCGCAGTACGCCGATGCGAAGATCGTCTCGCGCATCTGTGAGCCCGAGCGGCAGATCATCTTCCGGGTCCCGTGGGAGGACGATCGCGGGGAGATCCACATCAACCGTGGGTTCCGGATGGAGTTCAACAGCGCCCTCGGGCCCTACAAGGGCGGGCTGCGCTTCCACCCGTCGGTGTACCTGGGCATCGTGAAGTTCCTCGGCTTCGAGCAGATCTTCAAGAACGCCCTCACCGGGTTGCCCATCGGCGGAGGCAAGGGCGGCTCGGACTTCGACCCGAAGGGCAGGTCCGACCGCGAGATCATGCGCTTCTGCCAGAGCTTCATGACGGAACTGCACCGCCACATCGGCGAGTACACCGACGTCCCGGCGGGTGACATCGGGGTCGGCAGCCGGGAGATCGGCTACCTGTTCGGTCAGTACAAGCGCATCACCAACCGCTACGAGTCGGGCGTGCTGACCGGCAAGGGTCTGATCTACGGCGGCGCGCGCGTGCGCACCGAGGCCACCGGGTACGGCACCGCGTTCTTCGTCAACGAGATGCTCGCCGCGCGGGGTGACAGCTTCGAGGGCAAGACCGCTGTCGTGTCGGGCTCCGGCAACGTCGCCATCTACGCGATCGAGAAGGTCCACCAGCTCGGCGGCCGGGTGGTCGCGTGCTCCGACTCCAGCGGGTACGTGGTGGACGAGAAGGGCATCGACGTCGAGATGCTCAAGGAGATCAAGGAGGTCCGCCGGGAGCGGATCTCCGCGTACGCCGACGCGGTCCCGCACGCCCGTTACGTGGAGGGACACCAGGTGTGGGACGTGCCGTGCGACGTCGCCATGCCGTGTGCGACCCAGAACGAGATCACCGGCAAGGAGGCCGAGCGCCTCGTCCGCAACGGCTGCACCGTCGTGGCGGAGGGCGCCAACATGCCGACCACGCCCGAGGGGGTGCGCCTGTTCCAGGAGGCCGGTGTCGCGTTCGGGCCGGGCAAGGCGGCCAACGCGGGTGGTGTGGCCACCTCGGCGCTGGAGATGCAGCAGAACGCCTCGCGCGACTCGTGGACCTTCGAGTACACGGAGGACCGGCTCGAGGACATCATGCGCGACATCCACACGCGCTGCCTGGAGACGGCCGACGAGTACGGCATGCCCGGCAACTACGTGGCCGGTGCCAACATCGCGGCCTACACCCGGGTGGCCGACGCGATGCTCTCGCTCGGTCTGGTCTGA
- a CDS encoding ArsI/CadI family heavy metal resistance metalloenzyme: protein MSRVQLALRVGDLQGSIEFYSKLFDTEPAKRREGYANFAIAEPPLKLVLLEGEPGQATVMDHLGVEVDSTDEVDATGRRLTGEGLDTLTEDDTTCCYALQDKVWVHGPGREPWEVYTVKGDSRTFGAAPNAETVEAGKTGQPEGCCA from the coding sequence ATGTCCCGGGTACAACTCGCGCTTCGAGTCGGGGATCTGCAGGGATCGATCGAGTTCTATTCGAAGCTGTTCGACACCGAGCCGGCCAAGCGGAGGGAGGGCTACGCCAACTTCGCCATCGCCGAGCCGCCCCTCAAGCTCGTGCTGTTGGAGGGTGAGCCAGGACAGGCCACCGTCATGGACCACCTCGGTGTGGAGGTCGACTCCACCGACGAGGTCGACGCCACCGGCCGTCGCCTGACCGGCGAGGGGCTGGACACCCTGACCGAGGACGACACCACGTGCTGCTACGCGCTGCAGGACAAGGTCTGGGTCCACGGCCCCGGTCGGGAGCCCTGGGAGGTCTACACCGTCAAGGGTGACTCGCGGACCTTCGGCGCCGCGCCGAATGCGGAGACCGTCGAGGCAGGAAAGACGGGGCAGCCGGAAGGTTGTTGCGCCTGA
- a CDS encoding ArsR/SmtB family transcription factor, which produces MPKQLPLAAMDACCSPLAQQPLTEEQAVELSRLFKAMADPVRLRLLSLIASHVGGEACVCDLTDAFDLTAPTISHHLKVLRESGLITGERRGTWVYYRVHPEVLARLSAVLVPGGRRVPA; this is translated from the coding sequence ATGCCGAAGCAACTGCCGTTGGCCGCGATGGACGCCTGCTGCTCGCCCCTGGCTCAGCAACCGTTGACCGAAGAACAGGCGGTGGAGCTGTCCCGGCTGTTCAAGGCGATGGCCGACCCGGTGCGGCTGCGGCTGTTGTCGCTGATCGCCTCCCACGTCGGCGGTGAGGCATGCGTGTGCGATCTGACCGACGCGTTCGACCTGACCGCGCCGACGATCTCACACCACCTCAAGGTGCTGCGTGAGTCCGGGCTGATCACTGGTGAACGCCGGGGGACCTGGGTGTACTACCGGGTGCACCCGGAGGTGCTGGCCCGCCTGTCGGCCGTGCTGGTGCCCGGCGGGCGGAGGGTCCCGGCATGA